In Persicimonas caeni, a single window of DNA contains:
- a CDS encoding DUF4402 domain-containing protein: MGLLACAIPASAAGPRFREVKELNFGKIVRPSHGTNTFTLHWRNGQVATGGSGDAVHLGGSSNGHFIIRGRPNRTVTISATIDNFGASGLTVRQAHVNGTTSTHTTMLSGNGTFLARVGGILVVYTTATPGVHQTDLNLTLNYE, encoded by the coding sequence TTGGGACTGCTGGCCTGCGCGATTCCGGCGTCGGCCGCGGGTCCTCGCTTCCGCGAGGTCAAGGAACTCAACTTCGGCAAGATCGTTCGGCCCTCCCACGGCACAAACACGTTTACTCTGCACTGGCGAAACGGCCAGGTGGCCACGGGCGGGTCCGGAGACGCCGTGCACCTGGGCGGAAGCTCGAACGGACACTTCATCATTCGCGGCCGCCCCAATCGCACGGTCACAATTTCGGCGACGATCGACAATTTTGGGGCCAGCGGGCTCACCGTCCGACAGGCGCACGTCAACGGAACGACGAGCACCCACACGACCATGCTCAGCGGCAACGGCACCTTTCTGGCGCGGGTCGGAGGGATTCTCGTCGTATACACCACCGCCACACCGGGCGTGCACCAGACTGACCTCAACCTCACGTTGAACTACGAGTAA
- a CDS encoding branched-chain amino acid ABC transporter permease yields the protein MPTKQLVTSYKQDQKLFPDVWHKIGLSLGVIVCLAYPFLAEGQWLTVANLALIAVVGAVGMMILTGFAGQISLGHAAFLAVGAYTVGTLGVHWQVPFWLALPAAGVISAVVGLAIGPFALRLRGLYLAIVTLGLLFLVDHVLLAFPELTGGVSGMSVPMHSWFVSAEEASTFGSFSEAWEVGGFEISFDQKLYFLFLAIAVFAAFTSKNIARSNSGRAMVAVRDHDLAAAVLGVDPGKTKIIAFGISSFFAGIAGAMYAFQQQYITVDPFNLGMSVEYIAIIVLGGIGTTFGAVAGAIAFVVLGPLAELGGEYIPYFNELSGGQQETLLFAGIVIGFLVFEPLGLFGIWLRIKRYFMAWPFRY from the coding sequence ATGCCAACCAAGCAACTAGTCACATCCTACAAACAAGACCAAAAGCTCTTTCCCGACGTGTGGCACAAGATCGGGCTGAGCCTGGGCGTCATCGTCTGCCTGGCCTACCCGTTCTTGGCGGAAGGGCAGTGGCTGACGGTCGCCAACCTGGCGCTCATCGCGGTGGTGGGCGCGGTGGGCATGATGATTTTGACCGGGTTTGCCGGCCAGATTTCCCTGGGTCACGCGGCGTTTTTGGCCGTGGGCGCCTACACGGTGGGGACGCTCGGCGTGCACTGGCAGGTGCCGTTTTGGCTCGCCCTGCCCGCCGCGGGCGTCATCTCGGCGGTGGTGGGCCTGGCCATTGGTCCGTTCGCCTTGCGCCTGCGTGGGCTCTACCTGGCGATCGTCACGCTCGGTTTGCTGTTCTTGGTGGACCACGTCTTATTGGCGTTTCCCGAGCTGACCGGCGGGGTGAGCGGCATGTCGGTGCCGATGCACTCGTGGTTCGTGTCGGCCGAGGAGGCGTCGACCTTCGGCTCGTTCAGCGAGGCGTGGGAGGTGGGCGGATTCGAAATCAGCTTCGACCAAAAGCTCTACTTCTTGTTCCTGGCCATCGCGGTCTTCGCCGCGTTCACCTCGAAGAATATCGCCCGCTCGAACTCGGGGCGCGCGATGGTGGCGGTGCGCGACCACGACCTGGCCGCCGCGGTGCTCGGTGTCGACCCGGGCAAGACCAAGATCATCGCCTTTGGCATCTCGTCGTTTTTCGCCGGCATCGCCGGCGCCATGTACGCCTTCCAGCAGCAGTACATCACCGTCGACCCGTTCAACCTGGGCATGAGCGTCGAGTATATCGCCATCATCGTGCTCGGCGGCATCGGCACCACCTTCGGCGCCGTCGCCGGCGCGATTGCGTTCGTGGTGCTCGGGCCGCTGGCCGAGCTCGGCGGCGAGTATATCCCCTACTTCAACGAGCTTAGCGGCGGGCAGCAAGAGACGCTCTTGTTCGCCGGCATCGTCATCGGCTTTTTGGTCTTCGAGCCGCTCGGCTTGTTCGGGATTTGGCTGCGGATCAAACGGTACTTTATGGCGTGGCCGTTTCGCTACTAA
- a CDS encoding AMP-dependent synthetase/ligase: MTAAHNIDTAAKQLPSGDALELTLPGRLLTMARERGSQPALRDKRLGVWQEISWQEYYDQSAAVGRMLWHLGIRPGDHVSILSENRPEWLYADLGAEGIGARSAGIYQTNPAEDVAYVLEHSQSKLVFCEDQEQVDKVIEVKDETPTVRHVVVFDPRGTRDYTDSRLMSFKDFLKKGRELLAKDPDWFAHQIAERDPDEVSMIVYTSGTTGPPKGAMLTPRNALETSREFVPILDVSDDDKILSYLPLCHVAEKIFTFFLPLTTGCVVHFGESVYTVQQDLKEVSPTIFLGVPRIWEKVHAGVTVKIKDSSLLKRGLYSWCVAWGHKIAAKRRRGQMNPFDHLLYFVCWLLVFRALRERLGLGACRVPVTGAAPISADLLRWFHAIGVPVMEGYGQTECAGVSHVNRPGRIRLGTVGEPLPTVEHTIAEDGEILVRGSLVFAGYLHNDEATQKTIDADGWLHTGDIGEIDDQNYLRITGRKKEIIITAGGKNLSPEKIENALKMSPYIKEAVAIGDQRKFISALIQIDAATVGDWATRRAIPYTSFEDLTQKEEVRELIEQELKKANDRLARVESVRAFRLFPKELHQDDGEVTATQKVKRRAIAEKYEDLIESIY, encoded by the coding sequence ATGACAGCCGCCCACAACATCGACACCGCCGCAAAGCAGCTGCCTTCAGGCGACGCCCTCGAGCTGACCCTCCCCGGCCGACTGCTGACCATGGCGCGCGAGCGCGGCTCGCAGCCCGCCCTTCGCGACAAGCGGTTGGGCGTGTGGCAGGAGATCTCGTGGCAGGAGTACTACGACCAGAGCGCCGCGGTCGGCCGCATGTTGTGGCATCTGGGCATCCGGCCGGGCGACCACGTCTCCATCTTGAGCGAGAACCGGCCCGAGTGGCTCTACGCCGACCTGGGGGCCGAGGGCATCGGGGCCAGGAGCGCGGGCATCTACCAGACCAACCCCGCCGAAGACGTCGCCTACGTGCTCGAGCATAGCCAGAGCAAGCTCGTCTTCTGCGAGGATCAGGAGCAGGTCGACAAGGTCATCGAGGTCAAAGACGAGACCCCGACGGTGCGCCACGTGGTCGTGTTCGACCCGCGCGGCACCCGCGACTACACCGACAGTCGGCTGATGAGCTTCAAGGACTTTTTGAAGAAGGGCCGCGAGCTTCTGGCCAAAGACCCCGACTGGTTCGCCCACCAAATCGCCGAGCGTGACCCGGACGAGGTGTCGATGATCGTGTACACCTCGGGGACCACCGGGCCGCCCAAAGGGGCGATGCTCACGCCCAGAAACGCGCTCGAGACGAGCCGCGAGTTCGTGCCCATCCTCGACGTCAGCGACGACGACAAGATCTTGTCGTACCTGCCGCTATGCCACGTCGCCGAGAAGATCTTTACGTTCTTCTTGCCACTGACCACCGGCTGCGTGGTCCACTTCGGCGAGTCGGTCTACACCGTCCAGCAGGACCTCAAGGAGGTCTCGCCGACCATCTTTTTGGGCGTGCCGCGTATCTGGGAGAAGGTCCACGCAGGCGTCACCGTCAAGATCAAAGACTCGTCGCTGTTGAAGCGGGGGCTGTACTCGTGGTGCGTGGCCTGGGGCCACAAGATTGCGGCCAAGCGCCGCCGCGGGCAGATGAACCCGTTCGACCACCTGCTCTACTTCGTGTGTTGGCTGCTGGTGTTCCGCGCGCTTCGCGAGCGGCTGGGCCTGGGCGCCTGCAGGGTGCCGGTCACCGGCGCGGCGCCGATCTCGGCCGACCTCTTGCGCTGGTTTCACGCCATCGGCGTGCCGGTCATGGAGGGCTACGGCCAGACCGAGTGTGCCGGGGTCAGCCACGTCAACCGCCCCGGGCGCATCCGCCTGGGCACCGTCGGCGAGCCCTTGCCCACCGTCGAGCACACCATCGCCGAGGACGGCGAGATTCTGGTGCGCGGCTCGCTCGTCTTCGCCGGCTACCTGCACAACGACGAGGCGACCCAAAAGACCATCGACGCCGACGGCTGGCTGCATACCGGCGATATCGGCGAGATCGACGACCAGAATTACCTGCGCATCACCGGGCGCAAAAAAGAGATCATCATCACCGCCGGCGGCAAGAACCTGTCGCCCGAAAAGATCGAGAACGCGCTCAAGATGAGCCCGTATATCAAAGAGGCCGTCGCCATCGGCGACCAGCGAAAGTTCATCTCGGCGCTTATTCAGATCGACGCGGCGACGGTGGGCGACTGGGCCACGCGCCGGGCGATCCCGTACACCTCCTTCGAGGACCTCACCCAAAAGGAAGAGGTCCGAGAGCTCATCGAACAGGAGCTCAAGAAGGCCAACGACCGGCTCGCCAGGGTCGAGTCGGTGCGCGCTTTTCGCTTGTTCCCCAAGGAGTTGCACCAGGACGACGGGGAAGTGACGGCGACGCAGAAGGTCAAGAGACGGGCGATTGCGGAGAAGTATGAGGATTTGATTGAGAGTATTTATTGA
- a CDS encoding DUF4402 domain-containing protein yields the protein MSAKATATKILTATALILAAVIGLASTVSAAEYVGTGRITILESLAVSEEQSVDFGYVHRPSAGTNTLSLNHADGSVTASGAGDAQVVGGTSTSGVYTISGQPDRAIQVSVAVTDFSDPGISVDEAYVNGPTDSVSGKLDSAGKYEAKVGGAVTIDSNASLGTHTTDVIMTVTYE from the coding sequence ATGTCTGCCAAAGCGACCGCCACCAAAATTCTGACCGCAACTGCGCTGATCCTCGCGGCCGTTATCGGTCTGGCTTCGACGGTCTCGGCAGCCGAGTATGTGGGCACCGGGCGCATCACCATCCTGGAGAGCCTGGCCGTCTCCGAAGAGCAGTCGGTCGATTTCGGCTACGTGCACCGCCCCAGCGCCGGCACCAACACCCTCAGCCTCAACCACGCCGACGGCTCGGTGACCGCCAGCGGCGCCGGCGACGCCCAGGTGGTCGGCGGCACCTCGACCAGCGGCGTCTACACCATCTCCGGCCAACCCGACCGCGCCATTCAGGTGTCGGTGGCCGTGACCGATTTCTCCGACCCGGGCATCTCGGTCGACGAAGCCTACGTCAACGGCCCCACCGACAGCGTCAGCGGCAAGCTCGACTCGGCCGGCAAGTACGAGGCCAAGGTCGGCGGCGCGGTCACCATCGATTCGAACGCTTCACTGGGTACCCACACCACGGATGTCATCATGACCGTCACTTACGAGTAA
- a CDS encoding MSCRAMM family protein, producing the protein MALLIALGSSAAAAQENPEEAASTEGETASGQSNSDESDSGQSDSGKSPETMALVDRPDEQFVIVEVRVPKLILAQDMPGYYDGERLFVPLWMFVDIVEFPIDVDVEEGRAKGWFLSKDRAFDLDLRRGTVELRNQEQSIDPKRVERHYDDIYVDMEAISEWFGLDYEFDFSLMRLQMEPAEPLPAQQRLERAKRRALLDKVLVNRGPRYELVPTPYKMWSKPAHDLRLEAALPTANHLQENQESRRIVGQSNSYHLRGAGDLFYMNGTWSISGTELHPISRARLRLQRKEPGGKMLGDLEATEIAVGDVVSPPVPLVARGSSGRGVQVSSFPLTRPTAFDYTTVSGPLEPEWEAELYRNDVLLDFQTEPIDGQFRFEQVPLLFGLNQLRIVMYGPHGEKRVERREVYIGPGMIRPGEQYYRVSVSQHNSDMVPIASTGRETPIDGWPRAIIEYERGLYDDLAVTGRFTTLPLRDEKQRVYGELGLRYSFQRAYTSLDVTVGDGWAMRAAAQTRLADWNFVAETAQFFSQFTSERFPNPDNYPIQNQTSMRIYGVLPVSPKYPVPMALRIENDYLGEEGNQVRASNRLSIRIHGVTVAHDLRINKRTGEDTLVNGALSARGRTHDVMPVAEASYSTDQGFRAYRLGALWRIDRDLQARANIYHEFATIHDVKVTTGVAHRLQQFAWGADIGVSLQGGFSIGASLSTGIGYDPRANQWQLESDSLTASGTVLPRVYWDKNQNGTYDEEHDEAAPDAKFFVNNSRQEEYKTDEDGVVVLPDVPADEYVDIELSRRSLYDPFFVPSPEGYTVLTRPGAVTYLDFPIIMTGEVDGTVWIELHGMRQPAAGVEMQLVDADGEVVDTTETAFDGFYLFDFIEPGAYTVRVSPEQWRKLRFEQPDEHAVEIGVDGTVVSGQDIALRRPDKSKTEDVSRNTFQDGAVETETLSKAWADARGELCGDGGLGAPLCIFFRRLGGFSKNF; encoded by the coding sequence TTGGCGCTGTTGATCGCGCTCGGGTCATCTGCGGCCGCCGCGCAGGAGAATCCCGAAGAGGCCGCGTCGACCGAAGGCGAGACGGCCTCCGGCCAATCCAACTCCGACGAATCCGACTCCGGCCAATCCGACTCTGGCAAGTCGCCCGAGACGATGGCGCTCGTCGACCGACCCGACGAGCAGTTCGTCATCGTCGAGGTGCGCGTCCCCAAGCTCATCCTGGCGCAGGACATGCCCGGCTACTACGACGGCGAGCGACTCTTCGTGCCGTTGTGGATGTTCGTCGACATCGTCGAGTTTCCCATCGACGTCGACGTCGAAGAAGGCCGCGCCAAGGGGTGGTTTCTGAGCAAAGACCGCGCCTTCGACCTCGACCTGCGCCGCGGCACGGTCGAGCTCCGCAACCAAGAGCAGTCCATCGATCCGAAACGCGTCGAGCGCCACTACGACGATATCTACGTCGACATGGAGGCGATCTCGGAGTGGTTCGGCCTCGACTACGAATTCGACTTCTCGTTGATGCGCCTCCAGATGGAGCCCGCCGAGCCGCTCCCGGCGCAACAACGCCTCGAGCGGGCCAAGCGGCGCGCGCTGCTCGACAAGGTCTTGGTCAACCGGGGACCGCGCTACGAGCTCGTCCCCACGCCTTACAAGATGTGGTCGAAGCCGGCCCACGACCTGCGCCTGGAGGCGGCGCTGCCGACGGCGAATCACCTCCAGGAGAATCAAGAGAGCCGACGCATCGTCGGCCAGTCGAACAGCTACCATCTGCGCGGGGCCGGCGATCTCTTCTACATGAACGGTACCTGGTCGATCTCGGGCACCGAGCTCCACCCCATCTCGCGGGCCAGGCTCAGGCTGCAGCGAAAGGAGCCGGGCGGAAAGATGCTCGGCGACCTCGAGGCGACCGAAATCGCCGTCGGTGACGTGGTCTCGCCGCCGGTTCCCCTCGTCGCTCGCGGCTCCTCCGGCCGCGGCGTCCAGGTGTCGAGCTTCCCGCTGACCCGTCCCACCGCCTTCGACTACACCACCGTCTCGGGGCCGCTCGAGCCGGAGTGGGAGGCCGAGCTGTACCGAAACGACGTGCTCCTCGACTTCCAGACCGAGCCGATCGACGGGCAGTTTCGCTTCGAGCAGGTTCCGCTCTTGTTCGGCCTCAACCAGCTTCGCATCGTCATGTACGGCCCCCACGGCGAGAAGCGCGTCGAGCGGCGCGAGGTCTATATCGGCCCGGGGATGATCCGCCCCGGCGAGCAGTACTACCGCGTGTCGGTCTCCCAGCATAACAGCGACATGGTCCCCATCGCCTCGACCGGCCGCGAGACGCCCATCGACGGCTGGCCGCGCGCGATCATCGAGTACGAGCGCGGCCTGTACGACGACTTGGCCGTCACCGGGCGGTTCACCACCCTGCCGCTGCGAGACGAGAAGCAGCGTGTCTACGGCGAGCTGGGGCTGCGGTATTCGTTCCAGCGGGCCTACACCTCGCTCGACGTCACCGTGGGCGACGGCTGGGCGATGCGCGCGGCGGCACAGACGCGCCTGGCGGACTGGAACTTCGTGGCCGAGACGGCCCAGTTCTTCTCCCAGTTTACCAGCGAGCGCTTTCCCAACCCCGACAACTACCCCATTCAAAACCAGACCTCGATGCGCATCTACGGGGTGCTCCCCGTCTCGCCGAAGTATCCGGTGCCGATGGCTCTGCGGATCGAGAACGACTATCTGGGCGAAGAGGGCAATCAGGTGCGGGCGTCGAACCGCCTGTCGATCCGCATCCACGGGGTGACCGTGGCCCACGACCTGCGCATCAACAAACGCACCGGAGAGGACACGCTGGTCAACGGGGCGCTCAGCGCCCGCGGGCGCACCCACGACGTGATGCCCGTCGCCGAGGCCTCGTACTCGACCGACCAGGGGTTTCGCGCCTACCGGCTGGGAGCCCTCTGGCGCATCGACCGCGATCTGCAGGCGCGCGCGAATATCTACCACGAGTTCGCCACTATCCACGACGTCAAGGTCACCACCGGCGTCGCCCATCGGCTGCAACAATTTGCTTGGGGCGCCGATATCGGCGTGTCGCTGCAAGGTGGCTTCTCCATCGGCGCGAGCTTGTCGACCGGCATCGGCTACGACCCGCGGGCCAACCAGTGGCAACTCGAGTCCGATTCGCTGACCGCTTCGGGCACCGTCTTGCCCCGGGTCTATTGGGACAAAAACCAAAACGGCACCTACGACGAAGAGCACGACGAGGCGGCGCCCGACGCCAAATTCTTCGTCAACAACTCGCGTCAGGAGGAGTACAAGACCGACGAAGACGGTGTGGTGGTGCTACCGGACGTGCCCGCAGACGAGTACGTCGATATCGAGCTGTCGCGCCGAAGCCTCTACGACCCCTTCTTCGTCCCCTCCCCGGAGGGCTACACCGTGCTGACCCGCCCGGGCGCGGTCACCTACCTCGATTTCCCCATCATCATGACCGGCGAGGTCGACGGCACCGTCTGGATCGAGCTTCACGGCATGAGGCAACCGGCGGCGGGTGTCGAGATGCAACTGGTCGACGCCGACGGCGAAGTCGTCGACACCACCGAGACGGCCTTCGACGGCTTCTACCTGTTCGACTTCATCGAGCCGGGCGCCTACACCGTGCGCGTCTCGCCGGAGCAGTGGCGCAAGCTTCGCTTCGAGCAGCCTGACGAGCACGCGGTCGAAATCGGAGTGGACGGCACGGTCGTCTCGGGCCAAGACATCGCGCTCCGCCGACCCGACAAATCAAAAACGGAAGATGTTTCCAGAAACACTTTCCAAGACGGCGCCGTCGAAACGGAAACACTTTCCAAAGCATGGGCGGACGCGCGAGGCGAGCTCTGCGGCGACGGTGGGTTGGGCGCGCCTTTGTGTATATTTTTCAGGAGGTTGGGAGGGTTTAGTAAGAATTTCTAG
- a CDS encoding sigma-54 interaction domain-containing protein, giving the protein MSSASSRNEFERSFDEVSRKYLAKLYDEDSTALDDTSAAVDNNALIYRDECTERICALAESVATAPTTVLLSGETGVGKEVFARFIHRRSKRADGSFVGVNCAALSASLLESELFGHEKGAFSGAVRQHAGVFERADGGTLLLDEISEMPLELQAKLLRVLQERQVVRVGGTDPIDVDIRIIATTNRDLQAYVDEGHFRQDLFFRINVFPLEIPALRDRPADIEPLAGYYTRRLSAMLERPVSGFTLEAIEKLENYGFPGNIRELVNIIERALILTGDDELIDAHHIVLQGEKVGAAGRRAPAQQPAQQDGLDERTEVDEDEEEAHRVEFRAGEARLTDVRRVMIERTLDRFDGHQSRAAESLGVSTRTIRNRLKQYESRDEDSQE; this is encoded by the coding sequence GTGAGTTCGGCGTCCTCACGCAATGAGTTCGAGCGCAGCTTCGACGAAGTCAGCCGCAAGTACTTAGCGAAACTCTATGATGAGGATTCGACGGCGCTCGACGACACGTCAGCCGCCGTCGATAACAACGCACTGATCTATCGTGATGAGTGCACCGAGCGCATCTGCGCCTTGGCCGAGAGTGTGGCCACGGCGCCCACGACCGTATTGCTCTCCGGGGAGACCGGGGTGGGCAAGGAGGTCTTCGCCCGCTTCATCCACCGCCGCTCCAAGCGCGCCGACGGCTCTTTTGTGGGCGTCAACTGCGCCGCGCTGTCAGCTTCCCTGCTCGAAAGCGAGCTGTTCGGCCACGAAAAAGGAGCCTTTAGCGGGGCGGTGCGCCAGCACGCCGGTGTGTTCGAGCGCGCCGACGGCGGCACGTTGCTGCTCGACGAGATCTCCGAGATGCCCCTCGAGCTGCAGGCCAAGCTGCTGCGCGTGCTCCAGGAGCGACAGGTCGTTCGCGTGGGCGGCACGGACCCCATCGACGTCGACATCCGCATCATCGCCACGACCAACCGCGACCTGCAGGCCTACGTCGACGAGGGGCATTTTCGCCAAGATCTCTTCTTTCGCATCAACGTCTTTCCCCTCGAAATCCCCGCGCTGCGCGACCGGCCCGCCGACATCGAGCCCTTGGCCGGCTACTACACCCGGCGGCTGTCGGCGATGCTCGAGCGGCCGGTGAGCGGCTTTACGCTGGAGGCCATCGAGAAGCTCGAGAATTACGGCTTTCCGGGCAATATCCGCGAGCTCGTCAATATCATCGAGCGCGCCCTGATCTTGACCGGCGACGACGAGCTCATCGACGCCCATCACATCGTGTTGCAGGGCGAGAAGGTCGGCGCCGCAGGGCGTCGAGCGCCGGCTCAACAACCAGCTCAACAAGATGGCCTCGACGAGCGCACCGAGGTCGACGAAGACGAGGAAGAGGCGCACCGGGTCGAGTTTCGTGCCGGCGAAGCCCGGCTGACCGACGTGCGTCGGGTCATGATCGAGCGCACTTTGGATCGCTTCGACGGCCACCAGTCGCGCGCCGCCGAGAGCCTGGGCGTGAGCACGCGCACGATCCGCAATCGGTTGAAGCAGTACGAATCGCGAGACGAGGATTCCCAAGAGTGA
- a CDS encoding branched-chain amino acid ABC transporter permease, translated as MSSFLQLLLAGLALGSVYALVALGFVVIYRASQVFNFAQGELLTFGAFAMLTLLGLGIPWYVAVAGTMLMTGLLGALIERVFLRPLVGRPVFVTIILTIFIGFILRTLMLVFWGAEPRGMPTPWESMAAVDIGGASILVNSLASIGAGVLALGAFFVLIKYTRLGVSMRATASDQEVSMALGIPVGRILGATWFISGALAALGGIFLGMFPRSVDVHLGFIALRAFPAVIVGGLTSATGAVVAGFALGVLEVLTQGYVNEMLGDFGQNFHTVFPYIVMILFLMVRPYGLFGEEEVERV; from the coding sequence ATGAGCTCATTCTTACAATTATTACTAGCCGGCCTCGCGCTGGGCTCGGTCTACGCGCTCGTCGCCCTGGGCTTCGTGGTCATCTACCGCGCCTCGCAGGTCTTCAACTTCGCGCAGGGCGAATTGCTGACCTTCGGCGCGTTCGCCATGCTCACGCTCTTGGGGCTGGGTATCCCGTGGTACGTCGCCGTGGCGGGCACGATGCTGATGACCGGCTTGCTAGGCGCGCTCATCGAGCGGGTCTTCTTGCGGCCGCTGGTCGGCCGGCCGGTCTTCGTGACGATCATCTTGACGATCTTCATCGGCTTTATCCTGCGCACGCTCATGCTCGTCTTTTGGGGCGCCGAGCCGCGCGGCATGCCCACGCCGTGGGAATCGATGGCCGCCGTCGACATCGGCGGTGCGAGCATCCTGGTCAACTCGCTCGCCTCCATCGGAGCGGGCGTGCTGGCGCTGGGCGCCTTCTTCGTGCTCATCAAATACACCCGGCTGGGCGTGAGCATGCGGGCGACGGCGAGTGACCAGGAAGTGTCGATGGCCCTGGGTATCCCGGTCGGCCGTATCCTCGGGGCGACCTGGTTCATCTCGGGAGCCCTCGCCGCTCTGGGCGGAATCTTTCTGGGCATGTTCCCCCGAAGCGTCGACGTCCACCTGGGCTTCATAGCGCTGCGCGCCTTCCCGGCGGTCATCGTCGGCGGGCTGACGTCGGCGACCGGCGCGGTCGTCGCCGGCTTCGCCCTGGGCGTGCTCGAAGTGCTCACCCAAGGCTACGTCAACGAAATGCTCGGCGACTTCGGCCAGAATTTTCACACCGTCTTTCCATACATCGTCATGATCTTGTTTTTGATGGTGCGGCCGTACGGACTGTTCGGAGAAGAAGAGGTCGAGCGCGTGTAG
- a CDS encoding fimbrial biogenesis chaperone, with product MDARPSTPKYLRWGACLATVFGLFVAQALVGALPTAHAQGNVTIAPTRVVFEGRERSKELMLLNRGSEVVTYRISLIQMSMTKEGKLVRADKPTGGEKFADKMLRFAPRQVRLKPGVAQRVRVMVRKPAKLAEDEYRSHMLFQAMPKAAATVDQQVEGGQLALRLNIVSGISIPVIVRHGNLSAKTDIKNLTFEKGKKVDEPDVLKFEMTRKGDKSTYGNLTVKFIPKAEEAEPITLAKLGGVAVYTTHEIRKFQIPLKPPEGLDVAEAMKLEDGRIVVTYRERSEDGGALLASEELSLQQ from the coding sequence ATGGATGCACGCCCGAGCACGCCGAAGTACCTGCGATGGGGCGCGTGCCTCGCAACGGTCTTCGGATTATTTGTCGCACAGGCGCTGGTTGGCGCCCTTCCCACTGCACACGCCCAGGGAAACGTCACCATTGCCCCCACCCGGGTGGTCTTCGAGGGGCGTGAGCGCTCCAAAGAGCTCATGCTGCTCAACCGGGGCAGCGAGGTGGTCACCTACCGCATCTCGCTCATCCAGATGAGCATGACCAAAGAGGGCAAGCTCGTGCGCGCCGACAAGCCCACCGGCGGCGAGAAATTCGCCGACAAGATGCTGCGCTTCGCCCCGCGCCAGGTGCGCCTCAAGCCCGGCGTGGCCCAGCGGGTGCGCGTGATGGTGCGCAAGCCCGCCAAGCTCGCCGAAGACGAGTACCGCTCGCATATGCTCTTTCAGGCGATGCCCAAAGCGGCCGCGACCGTCGACCAGCAGGTCGAGGGCGGCCAACTCGCCCTGCGGCTCAACATCGTGTCGGGCATCTCCATCCCCGTCATCGTTCGCCACGGCAACTTGTCGGCGAAGACCGACATCAAAAACCTCACCTTCGAAAAGGGCAAAAAGGTCGACGAGCCCGACGTCTTGAAGTTCGAGATGACGCGCAAGGGCGACAAGTCGACCTACGGCAACCTCACGGTCAAATTCATCCCCAAGGCCGAGGAAGCCGAGCCGATCACGCTGGCCAAGCTCGGCGGCGTGGCGGTCTACACCACCCACGAGATTCGAAAATTCCAGATCCCTTTGAAGCCCCCGGAGGGCCTGGACGTCGCCGAAGCCATGAAGCTGGAGGACGGCCGAATCGTCGTCACCTACCGCGAGCGCAGTGAGGACGGTGGTGCGTTGTTGGCTTCCGAGGAGCTGTCGCTTCAGCAATAA
- a CDS encoding DUF4402 domain-containing protein gives MQKSAKVRTGIAVLALALVAAGSSVVYAATETGTAHVEILTNLTIQEVTQMDFGIIAMPSTGTDSFSLDSAGAVTHTGTDGTHSPGTQVVGTYDLTGEPGRLVDISTTVTTDFAAGVRLTEITLDDQVSNAGTPATTTLDTTGAATARMGGTVEVDAGATTGAHTASIDIVANYQ, from the coding sequence ATGCAGAAGTCTGCGAAGGTACGTACTGGTATTGCTGTGCTCGCTCTTGCACTCGTGGCAGCCGGATCGAGTGTTGTTTACGCCGCCACCGAAACAGGCACGGCTCATGTCGAGATTCTGACGAACCTGACCATCCAAGAGGTCACTCAGATGGATTTCGGCATCATCGCCATGCCGTCGACGGGAACCGACAGCTTCAGCCTCGACTCGGCCGGCGCGGTCACCCATACCGGAACCGACGGCACCCATTCGCCGGGCACGCAAGTGGTGGGCACCTACGATCTGACCGGTGAGCCGGGACGTCTGGTCGATATCAGCACGACGGTGACCACCGACTTCGCCGCCGGGGTTCGCCTGACCGAGATCACCCTCGACGACCAGGTCTCCAACGCGGGCACGCCGGCGACGACCACGCTCGACACCACCGGCGCCGCCACCGCCCGCATGGGTGGCACCGTCGAAGTCGACGCCGGAGCGACCACCGGCGCGCACACCGCATCGATCGACATCGTGGCGAACTACCAGTAA